In the genome of Streptomyces sp. P3, the window CCCTGGACAGCTCCCTGAGCGGCGCCGTCATCGCCGGCATCACCCGGGACACGCTGCTCTACGGCGTCCCCGGCAAGGCGGCCGACGGGACGCCGAGCCCGCTGTACGCCGTGAGCATCACCGACTCCGCCGCCGCGCCGTACACCCTGCTGAAGCACTTCTCCAGCGTGGCCCACGCGCCGGACGGCACTCTGCTCGTGCGCGGCGCCACGGCAGACGCCGACGGGCTGTTCCGCATCCGGGAGGGCGACGGCGGCCTCCCCACCGCCACGCTCGTGGCGGACACGGGCCGGCTCAAGGCCGTCGAGGTGACCGCGTCGAAGGTGCCCACGGCGGTGAGCCTGGAGAAGCCGGGAGCCACGGTCCCCATGGAGTGGACCCTGTCCCGCGCGAACGCCACCGTGGACCTCACTCTCACCCACACGGCCACCGGCGGGAAGCTCACCGAGCACCTGTCCCAGCCGGTGTCCGACAGCCGCTTCGGCTTCGTCTGGAACGGCGTCCTGGAGGGCGCCGGCGCCCCGAACGGCGCCTACACCTGGCAGATCACCGCCACTCCGGCCGACGGCGTCGGCGCCCCGGCGACCGCCCGGGGGAGCATCCAGGTCTCGCGCCGATCCAACCCGCACGACTTCACCGACAACGGCTCCACGGACGTCCTCGCGCGGGACGCCTCGGGCGTGCTGTGGCGGGACGACCTCTTCGACTGGTCGCCGGACGGCCGGGTGACCGTGGCCAAGCGGACGCGGGTCGGCGGCGGTTGGCAGGCCTACAACCAGATCGTGGCCGTGGGCGACCTCGCGGGCACCCCGACGGGCGACCTCGTGGCCCGCGACACCGCGGGCGTCCTGTGGATGTACCAGGGCAACGGCAGGGGCGGATTCACCTCGCGCGTCAAGGTCGGTGCCGGCTGGCAGACGTACAAGAGGATCACCGGGGGCGGCGACCTCACCGGGGACGGCCGGTCCGACCTCCTCGCCGCCGACGCCTCCGGCGTCCTGTGGCTCTACAAGGGCACCGGCAGCTCGTCCGCCCCCCTCGCCCCCCGCGTCCGGCTCGGCGGCGGCTGGCAGATCTACGACCGGATCACCGCCGTCGGCGACCTCGCGGGCACCCCGACGGGCGACCTCGTGGCCCGCGACACCGCGGGCGTCCTGTGGATGTACCAGGGCAACGGCAGGGGCGGATTCACCTCCCGCGTCCGGATCGGTGCCGGCTGGAAGGCCTTCCCCCACCTCGTCGGCGCCGGCGACGTCACCGGCGACGGCCGCCCCGACCTGATCGCCCACGGCCCGAACGGCACGTACGTCTACCGCTCGACCGGCTCGGCCACAGCCCCGTTCAGCCGGCTGACGACCGACCTGTACGCGGGCGAGGGCACCAGGTTCAACACCGTCGCCTGACCGTTCCAGGGCCCGGCCTGGCGATCCGCACCGCCGAGGTGACCGCGGAGGTGACCGCCGAGGTGAGGGGCGAGGTGATCGCCGAAGTGAGGGGCGGCACCCGTGCGCCGCGCGCCGTCGAACCCCGTTCGACGGCCGTCGACGGCACCGGGTGCTGTTCCCGGCACCCGCGGACGCCGATTTGCCGGAACGGCAACAGAGGTCGCGCGACCGGGACGCGATGAGTGACCGTGGGCCCGTGACCGACAACATCGCAGAAACGACGCCCACACCCGACCTCCCCCAGGCCGCCGCAGACGGACCCGACGGATACGTCGGAGACCCTGCGGTGCGAGCGGAGTGGGACGGCCGCTACGCCGACCGGCACCGCTTGTGGAGCGGCCGGCCCAACGGCGCCCTCGTGGCCGAGGTCGCCGGGCTGACCCCCGGGCGGGTGCTCGACGTCGGCTGCGGCGAGGGCGCGGACGCCGTCTGGCTCGCGCGCGGCGGCTGGGACGTGACCGCGCTCGAGGTCTCGGGCGTGGCACTGGAGCGGGCGGCGGGGCACGCGCGGGACGCCGGTGTCACCGTGCACTGGGTACACGCCGAACTCACCGGAGCGGCGCTCCCGCCGGCCTCCTTCGACCTCGTCTCCGCGCAGTACCCGGCCCTGCTGCGCACCCCGGACGCCGCAGCCGAGCGGGCGCTGCTCGCGGCCGTCGCGCCCGGTGGCGTGCTGCTGCTCGTCCACCACGCGGGAATGGACACCCGGCAGACGCACGACGGCGGCTTCGACCCGGCCGACTACGTCTGGCCCTCGATGGTCGCCGCTCTGCTCGACGACGACTGGAGGGTCGAGGTGGACGAACAGCGGCCACGGCCGGCGCCCGAGGGCGGCGCCGGCGCGCACCACACCGACGACCTGGTGCTGCGGGCCCGCCGACTGCGCTGACGCCCCACCCTCAGCCCGCGCCGGGGGCGCCGAACCGGCCGTCCCCGCCGCCGTCCCCGCCGCGCCGCCGCCGGCGTCGCCGCCGTGGTCGCGCCGCCGCGGAGCAGCGAGTCGGTGATTGGTCAGCATCTGCTCGGCGGTCTACGTGGCACGAGCGCGGCCGTCTGTGGCCAAAGCCGTGGTGCTGTCCGGAAGGGCCGGCTGCGAAGGGGGCGGTGTCCGGGCGGGGGCACGCGCCGCGCAGAAAAGGCCGGAGGGGGCCAGCA includes:
- a CDS encoding VCBS repeat-containing protein, coding for MASVHTTRRRLGACVATVLAVTAGTGMLVAPGAVAAPVVTTGSATATAGTTADEANLPLGADIVSTGDTGYLTSRVDESGDRVLEWHRYADGSVLPIGTGATGYDSASDVVVTGDGGGTVHLRDMREGATWSASYDLASEFAPGAKLVGVVGDNLFVKVPTGSGGYQELWQLSRVDGVSRKTKRSSNPYGMDFKVVASTGDVMIVLSSNRVFPSSSTFRTEYWKTRAAVGGDAVIESGSRENTAPWTQASTGARTADHEAWVEYRAGATELVVDGTRGHRRIALDSSLSGAVIAGITRDTLLYGVPGKAADGTPSPLYAVSITDSAAAPYTLLKHFSSVAHAPDGTLLVRGATADADGLFRIREGDGGLPTATLVADTGRLKAVEVTASKVPTAVSLEKPGATVPMEWTLSRANATVDLTLTHTATGGKLTEHLSQPVSDSRFGFVWNGVLEGAGAPNGAYTWQITATPADGVGAPATARGSIQVSRRSNPHDFTDNGSTDVLARDASGVLWRDDLFDWSPDGRVTVAKRTRVGGGWQAYNQIVAVGDLAGTPTGDLVARDTAGVLWMYQGNGRGGFTSRVKVGAGWQTYKRITGGGDLTGDGRSDLLAADASGVLWLYKGTGSSSAPLAPRVRLGGGWQIYDRITAVGDLAGTPTGDLVARDTAGVLWMYQGNGRGGFTSRVRIGAGWKAFPHLVGAGDVTGDGRPDLIAHGPNGTYVYRSTGSATAPFSRLTTDLYAGEGTRFNTVA
- a CDS encoding bifunctional 2-polyprenyl-6-hydroxyphenol methylase/3-demethylubiquinol 3-O-methyltransferase UbiG codes for the protein MTDNIAETTPTPDLPQAAADGPDGYVGDPAVRAEWDGRYADRHRLWSGRPNGALVAEVAGLTPGRVLDVGCGEGADAVWLARGGWDVTALEVSGVALERAAGHARDAGVTVHWVHAELTGAALPPASFDLVSAQYPALLRTPDAAAERALLAAVAPGGVLLLVHHAGMDTRQTHDGGFDPADYVWPSMVAALLDDDWRVEVDEQRPRPAPEGGAGAHHTDDLVLRARRLR